A region from the Brachyspira hampsonii genome encodes:
- a CDS encoding CsgG/HfaB family protein, whose amino-acid sequence MFIKRIILLILILPSILLSQQTIKEIGETYEKENIAVFEIESTSSGYGKNLGTKMTSLIENSLTRMNRFNIVDRKNLDKYLKEMELQLTGITEKQVIEVGKIYGYSKAVTGKIISANVTAEYNDDGSFSLYSTVEMVLQIVDVETTKILYSSKLEGSSYYSTSTYPSYSLRESLIDDACNNLAYKVESKMRSIFKITLTIADVDGGNVILLAGKNHGVNSKTRFKVYSKKEDIILPSGNIISGGYNYKGTLRIKELNNEYSIAKISRGNNIQVGDIARETVIGDFGIGIFLNYASYNINNTERIYQSSLKPNGGKIKISLKKNEYALGLHIKMGYNGVLFSPNLSIGILFGDFLKSSYAVDTRFNFDININLYQEVLRFVISPYIGMGISFTTIGEVFGGNYYTDNYSYLKNGSKIDSRDIMFGIGAIASLQYNITDTIGLNLGVGYRFYTNPINLGVFSDGNEISLPEKIKTVNLTGLEFTFGAFFIL is encoded by the coding sequence ATGTTTATAAAAAGAATTATATTATTAATACTTATACTTCCATCTATATTGCTATCCCAGCAAACGATAAAAGAAATAGGCGAAACTTATGAAAAAGAGAATATAGCTGTATTTGAAATAGAAAGTACATCATCAGGATACGGAAAAAATTTAGGTACTAAAATGACATCTTTAATAGAAAATTCATTGACAAGAATGAATAGATTTAACATAGTAGATAGAAAAAATTTAGATAAATATTTAAAAGAAATGGAGCTTCAATTAACAGGAATCACAGAAAAGCAAGTAATTGAAGTTGGTAAAATATACGGTTATTCAAAGGCAGTAACCGGAAAAATAATATCTGCCAATGTTACTGCAGAATATAATGATGACGGAAGTTTTAGTTTATATTCTACAGTTGAAATGGTGCTTCAAATAGTGGATGTTGAAACTACTAAAATACTTTACTCTTCAAAATTAGAAGGCTCTTCATATTACAGCACTAGTACATACCCTTCTTATTCTTTAAGAGAAAGTCTTATAGATGATGCCTGCAATAATTTAGCTTATAAAGTTGAAAGCAAAATGAGAAGCATATTTAAAATAACATTAACAATAGCCGATGTAGACGGCGGAAATGTTATATTGCTTGCAGGTAAAAATCATGGAGTAAATTCAAAAACTAGATTTAAAGTTTATTCCAAAAAAGAAGATATAATACTTCCTTCCGGAAATATAATAAGCGGCGGATATAATTATAAAGGCACTTTAAGAATAAAAGAACTTAACAATGAATATTCTATAGCAAAAATATCAAGAGGAAATAATATACAGGTAGGAGATATTGCAAGGGAAACTGTTATAGGCGATTTCGGTATCGGAATATTCTTAAATTATGCTTCCTATAATATAAATAATACAGAAAGAATATATCAGAGCAGTTTAAAACCAAATGGCGGAAAGATAAAAATATCATTAAAAAAGAATGAATATGCTTTAGGACTGCATATAAAAATGGGATATAATGGAGTATTATTTTCTCCAAATTTAAGTATAGGGATATTATTCGGAGACTTTTTAAAATCAAGTTATGCAGTAGATACTAGATTTAATTTTGATATTAATATAAATTTATATCAGGAAGTTTTAAGATTTGTAATTTCTCCGTATATAGGTATGGGAATATCTTTCACAACTATAGGAGAAGTATTCGGAGGAAATTACTATACCGATAATTATAGCTATTTGAAAAACGGCTCTAAAATAGATTCAAGAGATATTATGTTTGGTATAGGGGCTATAGCTTCTTTACAGTATAATATCACAGATACTATAGGATTAAATTTAGGAGTCGGATATAGATTTTACACTAATCCTATTAATTTAGGTGTTTTCAGTGATGGTAATGAAATTTCTTTACCAGAGAAAATTAAAACGGTTAATCTTACAGGATTAGAATTTACATTTGGAGCATTTTTTATATTATAA